In a genomic window of Salegentibacter salegens:
- a CDS encoding SprT-like domain-containing protein — translation MREILERYIPERAVPPVFEMIKTNNVHLKIVNERKTRHGDYRRMPNGAQQITVNANLNKYRFLITLVHEIAHLLAFEKFGRQIKPHGYEWKFTFRELMLPFIRPEIFPSGLLPVIAQHFRNPKASSDTDAKLSVALKSFDPENDKNYIFEIPFGGIFRIYNGKTFKKGERRIKRYECLEVDTGKIYLFQPNAEVELLKN, via the coding sequence ATGAGAGAAATCCTTGAAAGATATATTCCTGAACGAGCGGTTCCTCCGGTTTTTGAAATGATTAAAACCAATAATGTTCATTTAAAAATTGTAAACGAGCGTAAAACTAGGCACGGAGATTATCGCAGAATGCCAAACGGGGCCCAACAAATTACGGTTAATGCCAATCTAAATAAATATCGGTTTTTGATCACTTTGGTTCATGAAATTGCTCATTTACTGGCTTTTGAGAAGTTTGGCAGGCAAATAAAACCGCACGGGTACGAATGGAAATTTACTTTCAGAGAACTGATGTTGCCATTTATAAGACCAGAGATTTTTCCATCAGGATTGCTTCCGGTAATTGCGCAACATTTTAGAAATCCCAAAGCCAGTAGCGATACTGATGCAAAATTATCTGTTGCACTTAAAAGTTTTGATCCGGAGAACGATAAAAATTATATTTTTGAAATTCCATTTGGAGGAATTTTCAGAATCTATAATGGGAAAACGTTTAAAAAAGGGGAAAGAAGAATAAAACGCTACGAATGTCTGGAAGTAGACACAGGTAAAATTTATTTGTTTCAGCCCAATGCAGAAGTGGAGTTGCTAAAAAATTAA
- a CDS encoding pyruvate dehydrogenase complex dihydrolipoamide acetyltransferase produces MAEVINMPRLSDTMEEGVVAKWLKQKGDKVEEGDILAEIETDKATMEFESFYDGTLLHIGIEEGETAPVDTLLAIIGEEGEDISDLLKGDGDSKKDKKEDKSDSEDEDEGEDEAESDDDSDDGGIPEGVEIITMPRLSDTMEEGTVASWLKKEGDKVEEGDILAEIETDKATMEFESFYEGTLLKIGLQEGETAKVDSLLAIIGPEGTDVSNVSVDGKSKKKSSEKSEKKEEKSEEKEENKSSEKKTSDSAKDGGRIFASPLAKKMAEDKGIDLSDVQGSGGNGRIVKKDIEDYKPSEKPAQAKESKGDAAAAPQPYVPAGEESFEEIKNSQMRKTIAKRLGESKFNAPHYYLTIEVDMGNAMASRKQINEMPDVKVSFNDMVIKASAMALRKHPQVNSQWTGESMKIAKHIHMGVAVAVEEGLVVPVLKFADQMSMTQIGNNVKDVAGKARNKKLQPNEMEGSTFTVSNLGMFGIVEFTSIINQPNSAILSVGTIVEKPVVKNGQIVVGNTMKLTLACDHRTVDGATGAAFLKTLKTYMENPVTMLA; encoded by the coding sequence ATGGCAGAAGTAATTAATATGCCGCGTTTGAGCGACACCATGGAAGAAGGTGTTGTTGCGAAGTGGCTAAAGCAAAAAGGTGATAAAGTTGAAGAAGGAGATATCCTTGCCGAGATAGAAACCGATAAAGCTACGATGGAGTTTGAATCTTTCTATGATGGAACGCTACTGCATATTGGTATTGAAGAAGGGGAAACCGCCCCTGTAGATACTTTGCTTGCTATTATTGGTGAGGAAGGCGAAGATATTTCTGATTTACTGAAGGGTGACGGAGATTCTAAGAAAGATAAAAAAGAAGATAAGTCAGATTCTGAAGATGAAGATGAAGGTGAAGACGAAGCTGAAAGTGATGACGATAGCGATGATGGTGGAATTCCTGAAGGCGTAGAAATTATCACTATGCCCCGTCTTAGCGACACCATGGAAGAAGGTACTGTCGCTTCCTGGTTAAAAAAAGAAGGCGATAAAGTTGAAGAAGGAGATATTCTAGCCGAAATCGAAACCGATAAGGCAACGATGGAATTCGAATCTTTCTACGAAGGCACTTTGCTTAAAATTGGTCTTCAAGAAGGCGAAACGGCTAAAGTAGATAGTCTTTTAGCGATTATTGGCCCAGAAGGAACAGATGTATCTAATGTTTCAGTAGACGGAAAGTCTAAAAAGAAATCTTCAGAAAAATCAGAGAAAAAAGAAGAGAAATCTGAAGAAAAAGAAGAAAACAAATCTTCAGAAAAGAAAACTTCAGATTCTGCTAAAGACGGTGGGAGAATTTTTGCTTCTCCGTTAGCTAAGAAAATGGCAGAAGATAAAGGTATAGATCTTTCAGATGTTCAAGGTAGCGGTGGCAATGGCCGTATCGTTAAAAAGGATATTGAAGATTATAAACCTTCAGAAAAACCTGCTCAAGCTAAAGAAAGTAAGGGAGACGCTGCTGCTGCACCACAACCTTATGTGCCGGCAGGAGAAGAAAGCTTTGAGGAGATTAAAAACTCTCAAATGCGTAAAACCATAGCGAAGAGACTTGGAGAATCTAAGTTTAACGCGCCACATTACTACCTAACCATAGAGGTGGATATGGGTAATGCAATGGCTTCACGTAAGCAGATCAACGAAATGCCAGATGTGAAGGTTTCTTTTAACGATATGGTGATTAAAGCAAGTGCAATGGCTCTTCGTAAGCATCCACAGGTAAATAGCCAATGGACAGGGGAATCTATGAAAATTGCTAAACACATTCATATGGGTGTGGCTGTAGCGGTAGAAGAAGGTCTTGTTGTTCCTGTTTTAAAATTTGCCGATCAAATGTCTATGACCCAAATTGGGAATAATGTAAAAGACGTTGCCGGTAAAGCGAGAAACAAGAAATTGCAACCAAATGAGATGGAGGGAAGTACTTTTACAGTTTCTAACCTGGGTATGTTTGGTATTGTTGAGTTTACAAGTATTATAAACCAACCTAATTCCGCAATTCTCTCTGTAGGAACTATTGTTGAAAAACCAGTGGTGAAAAACGGACAAATCGTAGTAGGAAATACAATGAAGTTGACTCTTGCCTGCGATCACAGAACAGTAGACGGTGCAACCGGTGCTGCTTTCTTAAAAACGCTTAAAACCTATATGGAAAACCCGGTAACTATGTTAGCATAA
- the cdd gene encoding cytidine deaminase, producing MKPLKVTSNFEVYDSVEELPQAIQNLMKTAVEARDKAYAPYSQFKVGAALSLNNNEVVTGSNQENASYPSGLCAERTAIYYAGAAFPEAQIQNIAISAKSMKHTVEAPVPPCGACRQALVEYEVKQETDIAVYFMGETGKVMKANSIKDLLPLIFENSVL from the coding sequence ATGAAGCCATTAAAAGTCACCTCAAATTTTGAGGTTTATGATTCTGTTGAAGAACTTCCGCAGGCCATTCAGAATTTAATGAAAACAGCCGTAGAAGCCCGGGATAAAGCCTACGCGCCTTATTCGCAATTTAAGGTTGGTGCTGCTTTATCACTAAATAATAATGAAGTTGTTACCGGAAGTAACCAGGAAAACGCTTCTTATCCATCGGGATTATGTGCAGAACGTACCGCAATTTACTACGCGGGTGCCGCTTTTCCGGAAGCTCAAATTCAAAATATTGCAATTTCAGCCAAATCTATGAAGCATACGGTAGAAGCTCCTGTTCCGCCGTGCGGGGCGTGTAGGCAGGCGTTGGTAGAATATGAGGTGAAACAGGAAACTGATATTGCTGTCTATTTTATGGGCGAGACTGGCAAAGTGATGAAGGCAAATTCTATAAAAGATTTATTACCTTTAATCTTTGAGAATTCGGTCTTATAA
- a CDS encoding SDR family NAD(P)-dependent oxidoreductase, which yields MKHIVITGTSRGMGYEMVKLFAENGHKVLALSRNDKPVSELNLENVTTFSCDISKAEDLEKVSAFVEAKWEKVDILINNAGALINKDFEEISAEEFQKIYSTNVFGVIGLTQKLLPFMKRDSHVVNISTMGGVQGSVKFPGLSAYSSSKAAVITLTELLAEEYKEKGPSFNVLALGAVQTEMLEEAFPGLEVPLSAKEMAEYIANFSLTGHKFYNGKLLQVSNSTP from the coding sequence ATGAAACATATTGTTATAACAGGAACCAGCCGCGGAATGGGTTACGAAATGGTGAAGCTCTTTGCTGAAAATGGGCATAAAGTATTGGCGCTTTCCCGAAATGATAAACCGGTTTCTGAATTAAATTTAGAAAATGTAACCACTTTTTCCTGTGATATTTCAAAAGCTGAAGACCTTGAAAAAGTTTCAGCATTTGTAGAAGCAAAATGGGAGAAAGTAGATATTTTGATCAATAATGCCGGGGCACTTATTAATAAGGATTTTGAAGAAATTTCAGCAGAAGAATTTCAGAAAATATATAGCACCAATGTTTTTGGGGTAATTGGTTTAACTCAAAAATTATTACCCTTTATGAAAAGAGACTCTCACGTCGTAAATATTAGTACTATGGGCGGCGTACAGGGCAGTGTTAAATTTCCGGGACTTTCGGCTTATAGTTCCAGTAAAGCTGCGGTAATTACGTTAACCGAACTATTGGCAGAAGAATATAAAGAAAAAGGACCTTCATTTAATGTGTTGGCTCTGGGCGCTGTACAAACCGAAATGCTGGAAGAAGCATTTCCAGGACTGGAAGTTCCGCTTTCGGCTAAAGAAATGGCTGAATATATTGCAAATTTCAGCCTTACAGGCCATAAATTTTATAATGGGAAATTGCTCCAGGTATCTAACAGTACGCCTTAG
- a CDS encoding DUF389 domain-containing protein translates to MENNQEPENNQPLASQEKSEDLGESAKGIWQNIKSLVKELLEIRHDTDRESTVEAVKKDISFKGHNAWILIFSIFVASVGLNVSSTAVVIGAMLISPLMGPIVGVGMSVAINDVLTLRKSFINLGLMVGLSVLTAYIYFLVSPVKTETPELIARTYPTILDVLVAIFGGLALIVAKTKKGTIASVILGVAIATALMPPLCTVGFGLAIGNWSYAGGALYLFSINAVFIALSTFVVTKVLGFPLVKYVNSKKRRRTAQIASTIAVIVMIPSVILFVFLLQEQLFESKAKDFISNVMRYEGTETIKSSYDYNEKSIEVYLIGNRVPQATISTWQKQLDDFEALKETELIIHQGADPTGDIDQLSTQVRSGILEDLYMKNQELIEDKDEKIALLENEISKYRGDGFSFSDLSQEAKINYDGIDELGYSNLITTNFSKTDTIPTFTVGWKEGLNNRQITEQKQRFEKWLKVRLKLDTLQVKSVN, encoded by the coding sequence ATGGAGAATAATCAGGAACCTGAAAATAATCAACCTCTTGCTTCACAAGAAAAATCGGAAGATTTGGGGGAAAGCGCTAAGGGGATTTGGCAAAATATAAAATCGCTTGTAAAGGAACTCCTGGAAATTCGTCACGATACCGATAGGGAATCTACGGTTGAAGCGGTAAAAAAGGATATTTCATTTAAAGGGCACAATGCCTGGATTCTAATATTTTCCATTTTTGTGGCATCTGTAGGGCTGAATGTTAGTAGTACAGCAGTTGTTATAGGAGCGATGCTTATTTCTCCTCTAATGGGTCCTATTGTGGGCGTGGGAATGTCTGTAGCCATAAACGATGTGCTTACCCTTAGAAAGTCGTTCATCAACCTTGGGTTAATGGTAGGTTTAAGTGTGCTTACGGCCTATATTTATTTTCTTGTTTCTCCCGTAAAAACCGAAACACCTGAACTAATTGCCAGAACCTATCCTACAATTTTGGATGTTTTAGTAGCTATATTTGGTGGTTTGGCGCTTATTGTAGCGAAAACTAAAAAAGGAACTATAGCCAGTGTAATTCTTGGTGTTGCGATTGCAACAGCACTTATGCCACCACTCTGCACCGTAGGTTTTGGATTGGCAATAGGGAACTGGTCTTATGCCGGTGGTGCTTTATACCTTTTCTCAATTAACGCGGTATTTATTGCGCTTTCTACTTTTGTTGTGACCAAAGTCCTCGGGTTTCCACTTGTAAAATATGTAAATAGTAAAAAACGCAGAAGAACGGCTCAAATAGCTTCTACTATCGCTGTAATTGTAATGATTCCCAGTGTTATTTTGTTCGTATTTTTACTTCAGGAACAATTATTTGAATCTAAAGCTAAAGACTTTATATCTAATGTGATGCGATATGAAGGCACTGAAACTATAAAATCTTCTTACGATTATAACGAGAAAAGCATTGAAGTTTATTTAATTGGAAACCGAGTGCCGCAGGCTACAATTTCTACCTGGCAAAAGCAATTAGATGATTTTGAAGCTTTGAAGGAGACTGAATTAATTATTCACCAGGGAGCAGATCCCACGGGAGATATAGACCAGCTTTCAACCCAGGTAAGAAGCGGTATTCTGGAAGATTTATATATGAAAAACCAGGAGCTTATTGAAGATAAAGATGAAAAAATCGCTCTCTTAGAGAATGAAATTTCTAAATATCGTGGTGATGGATTTTCATTTAGTGATTTAAGCCAGGAAGCGAAGATAAATTATGATGGAATAGATGAATTAGGATATTCTAATCTTATTACCACTAATTTTTCTAAAACTGATACCATTCCCACATTTACAGTTGGCTGGAAAGAAGGCCTAAATAACCGCCAGATCACAGAACAAAAACAACGCTTTGAAAAGTGGTTGAAAGTGCGTTTAAAATTGGATACGCTTCAGGTGAAATCGGTTAATTAA
- a CDS encoding mannose-1-phosphate guanylyltransferase: MKNTNHYAILMAGGIGSRFWPVSTSSYPKQFQDILGAGSTLIQTTFHRLAKLMPIENIIILTHKEYKDVVKEQLPQVKDEQIVLEPEMRNTAPSILLGALKIKKKNKDALILVAPSDHWIQGDIEFQNNIEEAFEIVAKEDKLITLGIEPTFPNTGYGYIKYKDEEGKGAKPVLKFTEKPTFKKAETFLEEGNYVWNAGIFIWSATFILESFKKYQPETFRLFEAGNDAYNTEDEQDFLDTNYHKAQNVSIDYAIMEKSDSVFVIPAKFKWNDLGTWKSLEDELPQDEYNNTIVNGRLLPFEAAGNIIKTQNKKAVVLEGLNDFVVVENDAVLLIFPKEKIQEIKRIREKAIEKFGDDLG; encoded by the coding sequence ATGAAAAACACAAATCACTACGCAATTTTAATGGCCGGGGGAATTGGTTCCCGTTTCTGGCCTGTAAGCACCTCCAGTTATCCTAAACAATTTCAGGATATTTTAGGTGCCGGTTCAACGCTTATTCAAACTACTTTTCATCGTTTAGCGAAACTTATGCCTATAGAGAATATTATTATTCTCACGCACAAAGAATATAAAGATGTTGTAAAGGAACAATTACCCCAGGTTAAGGATGAACAAATTGTACTGGAGCCGGAAATGAGAAATACCGCTCCAAGTATTTTACTGGGCGCTTTAAAGATTAAAAAGAAAAATAAAGATGCCTTAATTCTTGTGGCGCCAAGCGATCATTGGATTCAGGGTGATATTGAATTCCAGAATAATATAGAAGAAGCTTTTGAGATCGTTGCTAAAGAAGATAAATTAATTACCCTGGGAATTGAACCTACTTTTCCCAATACCGGTTATGGATATATAAAGTATAAAGATGAAGAAGGGAAAGGAGCCAAACCGGTTTTAAAATTTACTGAAAAACCTACCTTTAAAAAGGCCGAAACCTTTCTTGAAGAAGGAAATTATGTTTGGAACGCCGGTATTTTTATTTGGAGTGCTACTTTTATTCTGGAAAGCTTTAAAAAATATCAGCCAGAAACTTTCCGGCTTTTTGAAGCAGGGAATGATGCTTACAATACTGAAGATGAGCAGGATTTTTTAGATACAAATTATCATAAAGCGCAGAATGTTTCTATAGATTACGCTATTATGGAAAAATCTGACAGCGTTTTTGTTATTCCTGCAAAATTTAAATGGAACGATTTAGGAACCTGGAAATCTCTGGAAGATGAATTGCCACAAGATGAGTATAATAATACTATCGTGAACGGCCGCCTTCTACCTTTTGAGGCCGCCGGTAATATTATTAAAACTCAAAATAAAAAAGCTGTAGTTTTAGAAGGCCTAAATGATTTTGTGGTGGTAGAAAATGATGCGGTTTTATTGATCTTCCCCAAAGAAAAAATACAGGAGATTAAAAGAATTCGTGAAAAGGCTATAGAGAAATTTGGAGATGATTTAGGTTAG
- a CDS encoding M20/M25/M40 family metallo-hydrolase: protein MRKITLSFTLFVAFLLIVSCGNSQAVQSSQEAKTSLNASVQQAEVEELLNYLSSNELKGRQTGTEGIELAAQKIESIFQKNDIQKYFDSYRHNFETNGVKGFNVVGVLEGNDPRLKDEFIILGAHYDHIGIQKPVEGDSIANGANDNAAGTVAVVELAKMLAEMDNNKRSIMFVLFSAEEMGLVGAKRIAQRLKEDRLDLYALFNFEMIGVPMNDKEYIGYLTGYENSNFAEKFNEYSGEKVLGFLPQAKEYNLFKRSDNYPFFEEFNVPAQTISTFDFTNYDYYHHVADEAEKLDVAHMTNVIESVIPGILKMANTPEKEIKLNQHDAGR from the coding sequence ATGAGAAAAATCACCTTAAGTTTTACATTATTTGTAGCTTTCCTGCTTATTGTTTCCTGCGGAAATTCACAAGCGGTTCAATCTTCACAAGAAGCAAAAACCAGTTTAAATGCCAGTGTTCAGCAAGCTGAAGTTGAAGAATTACTGAATTATTTGTCTTCAAATGAACTAAAAGGAAGACAAACCGGTACAGAAGGAATTGAACTGGCTGCGCAAAAAATTGAAAGTATTTTTCAAAAAAATGACATCCAAAAATACTTTGATTCATATCGGCATAATTTCGAAACTAATGGCGTAAAAGGATTTAACGTGGTTGGAGTTTTGGAAGGCAACGATCCCAGGCTTAAGGATGAGTTCATTATTCTTGGAGCTCATTACGATCATATAGGAATCCAGAAACCCGTAGAAGGAGATTCAATTGCGAATGGTGCTAACGATAATGCTGCAGGTACGGTTGCAGTAGTAGAGTTGGCTAAGATGCTTGCCGAAATGGATAATAATAAACGAAGCATTATGTTCGTATTATTTTCTGCGGAAGAAATGGGACTGGTAGGAGCAAAGCGAATTGCGCAAAGACTTAAAGAAGATAGACTAGATTTATACGCTTTATTTAATTTTGAAATGATTGGCGTGCCAATGAACGATAAAGAGTATATAGGTTATCTCACCGGTTACGAAAACTCGAATTTCGCTGAAAAATTCAATGAATATTCAGGGGAAAAAGTACTTGGCTTTTTACCGCAGGCCAAAGAATATAACCTATTTAAACGAAGCGATAATTATCCGTTTTTTGAGGAATTCAATGTGCCGGCGCAAACAATTTCAACATTCGATTTTACTAATTACGATTACTATCATCACGTAGCTGACGAAGCCGAAAAACTTGATGTAGCGCATATGACCAATGTGATAGAAAGTGTGATTCCGGGAATATTGAAAATGGCCAATACACCTGAAAAGGAAATAAAACTGAACCAACATGATGCTGGACGCTAA
- the pdhA gene encoding pyruvate dehydrogenase (acetyl-transferring) E1 component subunit alpha — MKKVTKATYLKWYEDMLFWRKFEDKLAQVYIQQKVRGFLHLYNGQEAILAGALHVMDLEKDKMITAYRNHVQPIGLGVDPKRVMAELYGKATGTSQGLGGSMHIFSKEHGFYGGHGIVGGQIPLGAGLAFADKYFKREAVTLTFLGDGAARQGSLHETLNMAVKWNLPVVFCVENNGYAMGTSVARTSKGTDIWKLGNGYEMPCGPVDAMDPTKVAEALDEAIKRARKGDGPTFLEMKTYRYRGHSMSDAQKYRTKDEVAEYQELDPITKVLKIIKDKKYASEDEIKEINKRVKDKVSECEKFAEESDFPEKNVMYDVVYEQEDYPFLAHKPQ, encoded by the coding sequence ATGAAGAAAGTAACAAAAGCCACGTATTTAAAGTGGTACGAGGATATGCTGTTTTGGCGTAAATTTGAAGATAAACTTGCGCAAGTTTACATTCAGCAGAAAGTAAGAGGTTTTTTGCATTTGTATAATGGGCAGGAAGCTATCCTGGCTGGTGCCCTTCATGTGATGGACCTAGAAAAAGATAAAATGATTACCGCTTATCGTAACCACGTGCAGCCAATTGGTTTGGGAGTAGATCCTAAACGAGTAATGGCAGAGCTTTATGGAAAAGCTACAGGAACTTCTCAAGGTCTTGGTGGTTCTATGCACATTTTCTCTAAAGAACACGGCTTTTACGGAGGTCACGGTATTGTAGGAGGACAAATTCCACTTGGAGCCGGACTTGCATTTGCAGATAAATACTTTAAGCGCGAAGCGGTAACACTTACCTTTTTAGGAGATGGTGCTGCAAGACAGGGGTCTCTTCACGAAACTTTAAATATGGCTGTGAAATGGAATTTGCCGGTTGTATTTTGTGTTGAAAATAACGGTTATGCGATGGGAACATCTGTAGCCAGAACTTCTAAGGGAACAGATATCTGGAAACTTGGTAATGGATACGAAATGCCTTGCGGTCCTGTAGATGCTATGGATCCTACCAAAGTTGCAGAAGCTTTAGACGAAGCGATTAAAAGAGCAAGAAAAGGTGACGGTCCTACATTTTTAGAAATGAAAACTTACCGTTATAGAGGTCACTCAATGAGTGATGCTCAGAAATATAGAACAAAAGATGAAGTTGCAGAATATCAGGAATTAGATCCAATTACTAAGGTATTGAAGATAATAAAGGATAAGAAGTATGCTTCTGAAGATGAAATAAAAGAGATCAACAAACGCGTTAAGGATAAAGTATCTGAATGTGAGAAATTTGCTGAAGAGTCAGATTTCCCTGAAAAGAACGTGATGTACGATGTTGTTTACGAACAGGAAGATTATCCGTTTTTAGCACATAAACCTCAGTAA
- a CDS encoding ABC transporter ATP-binding protein — MIEIENLHKGFGGEEILKGINYTFDKSKTNLIIGGSGSGKSVLLKCMLGLLTPEKGVIKYDGKPYSEFTEDEKKDLSKQIGMIFQGGALFDSMTVEENVMFPLRMFTHRKKKKENLERVKEVLKRVNLEGSEKKLPSEISGGMQKRVSIARAIVNRPKYLFCDEPNSGLDPKTATVIDNLIQEITHEYDITTIIITHDMNSVLEIGEKIAFLKDGVLAWKGDKSEIFKTDDETVVDFVYSSNLFQKVRDAQRQGL, encoded by the coding sequence ATGATAGAAATAGAGAATTTACATAAGGGATTTGGTGGAGAGGAAATCTTAAAAGGTATTAATTATACCTTTGATAAAAGTAAAACAAACCTTATTATTGGGGGCTCTGGTTCTGGTAAAAGTGTACTTCTAAAATGCATGCTTGGATTATTAACTCCCGAAAAAGGGGTTATTAAATATGACGGCAAACCTTATTCTGAATTTACTGAAGATGAAAAAAAAGATCTAAGTAAGCAAATAGGAATGATTTTTCAAGGAGGTGCCCTTTTTGATTCTATGACGGTGGAAGAGAACGTTATGTTTCCTCTAAGAATGTTTACTCACAGAAAAAAGAAAAAGGAAAACCTGGAACGAGTAAAAGAAGTTTTAAAACGAGTAAATTTGGAAGGCTCTGAGAAAAAACTACCTTCAGAAATTAGTGGTGGTATGCAAAAAAGGGTTTCTATTGCCCGTGCTATTGTGAACCGGCCTAAATATCTATTTTGTGATGAACCAAACTCTGGTCTTGATCCTAAGACTGCCACGGTAATAGATAACCTTATCCAGGAAATTACCCATGAATATGATATTACTACCATAATTATTACCCACGATATGAATTCGGTTTTAGAAATTGGCGAAAAAATCGCTTTCCTTAAAGATGGTGTTTTAGCCTGGAAAGGAGATAAATCAGAAATTTTCAAGACCGATGATGAAACGGTAGTTGATTTTGTTTATTCTTCTAATTTGTTCCAAAAAGTGAGGGACGCACAACGGCAAGGTCTTTAA
- a CDS encoding MlaE family ABC transporter permease yields MNYLHSIGEYFLMLKGTFHRMTKGSVLRGLILKELDDLIIGSMGIVAFLSFFIGAVVALQTALNLNNPLIPKTLIAYAARQSIILEFAPTFISIIMAGKVGSYITSSIGSMNVTEQIDALEVMGINSLNYLIFPKIVAMLFYPFVIAIAMFLGVFGAYAAAVMGGFVPPDQFVQGLQEDFIPFHLVYAFIKTFLFAFILATVPAYHGYYMKGGALEVGEASTTSFVWTSVVIIITNYAVTQLLLS; encoded by the coding sequence ATGAACTATCTACACTCCATTGGGGAATATTTTTTAATGCTGAAAGGAACTTTTCACCGAATGACAAAAGGTTCGGTTTTAAGGGGTTTAATCCTTAAAGAATTAGATGACCTGATTATTGGCTCCATGGGAATTGTGGCTTTTCTATCCTTTTTTATTGGAGCTGTAGTGGCTTTACAAACAGCTTTAAATCTAAATAATCCCTTAATCCCCAAAACGCTTATTGCCTACGCGGCCAGGCAGTCTATAATCCTGGAGTTTGCCCCTACTTTTATTTCTATAATTATGGCAGGTAAAGTAGGCTCGTATATAACCTCCAGTATAGGCTCTATGAATGTAACCGAACAAATTGATGCACTGGAAGTAATGGGTATCAATTCTTTGAATTACCTTATTTTCCCTAAGATTGTCGCGATGTTATTTTATCCTTTTGTAATCGCCATTGCAATGTTTTTGGGTGTTTTTGGAGCTTACGCTGCTGCTGTTATGGGAGGTTTTGTGCCACCAGATCAGTTTGTACAGGGACTTCAGGAAGATTTTATTCCCTTTCATCTTGTCTATGCGTTTATAAAAACATTTTTATTTGCCTTTATTTTGGCAACAGTTCCCGCTTATCATGGTTATTATATGAAAGGTGGTGCGTTAGAAGTTGGAGAAGCCAGTACCACATCTTTTGTATGGACCAGTGTGGTTATTATTATTACAAATTACGCAGTAACCCAATTATTACTAAGTTAA